TCGCCGTCCAGGCCCACGCCGACCATTCCTTCAAATTCTGGAAGCCGGCGCAGACCGACCGGGCGCTGCGCGCTCCGGCGCGCCAGGCGCTCGAAACCGTGGGCCTGGGCCATCGCGCCGATACGCTGGCCGCCGACCTGTCCCACGGCGAGCAGCGCCAGCTCGAGATCGCCATGGCGATGGCCACCGGGCCGTCCATGCTGCTGCTCGACGAACCGACGGCGGGCATGGGCGCCGAGGAATCGGCCCACATGGTCGAGCTGCTGCGCGGCTTCGCCCGCGACCACACCATCCTGCTGATCGAGCACGATATGGATGCCGTCTTCGCGCTGGCCGACCGGATTACCGTGCTGGTCTACGGCGAGGCCATCGCGACCGGCGCGCCTGACGAGATTCGCGGCAACGACGAGGTCCGCGCCGCCTATCTCGGCGAAGACTGACGGGCGCGGACTGACGGGGCTGGGCGATGTTGACCCTCGAAAGCGTCGAAACCTTTTACGGCCAGAGCCAGGTCCTGTTCGGCATGGGCCTCTCGGTCAACGACGGCGAGGTCGTCACCCTGCTCGGCCGCAACGGCATGGGCAAGACGACCACGATCCGCTCGATCATGGGCCTCACGCCGGCGCGGCGCGGCACGATCGCCTTCGACGGCGAGGACATCCGCAACTGGCTGCCCTACCGGGTGGCGCGGGCCGGCCTCGGCCTGGTGCCGGAGGGCCGCCAGGTCTTCCCCAATCTCACGGTCGAGGAGAACCTGATCTCGACCCACGAGAACCGTCACGGCAGCGACGATCCCTGGACGCTGGAAAAGATCTTCGACCTGTTTCCGGGGGTTGCCGAGCGTCGCCGCAACATGGGTAACCAGCTTTCCGGCGGCGAGCAGCAGATGGTGGCGATCAGCCGGGCGCTGATGACCAACCCGAGATTGCTGATCCTCGACGAGGCGACCGAAGGGCTGGCGCCGCTGATCCGCCAGGACATCTGGCGCACCCTCGACATGCTGAAGGCGCACGGCGAATCGATCCTGCTGGTCGACAAGAATGTCGAGGCGCTGACCCGGCTGGCCGACCGCCACTACATCATCGAGAAGGGCAAGGTCGTCTGGACCGGCGACAGCGCCGAACTCCGCGCCGCCGAGGATTTGCAGCACCGCTATCTGGGGGTGTGAGGTGCGGTCCGTTCCATCCGGGGCGGCAAATTTGTTGGAACCTGGAGAATATAAGCGCTTGGCAAGATTGCATCCTCCGGGGCTTTGTCATGTGTTCACCCTGAAGTGCCGTCATCCCGAGTAGCCGCGGACCAGTGGCAGGTTGATTTGCGCGGCGCCACCGCAGGGGAGCCGAACAACGCATCAAGGCCGGCCGTGTATTCGACCGTACGGGCTTCGAAGCTCAACGGGTGAAGCATGTCGCAGGAAGAAGAATCGTTACGGGAAGTCGGCCGGAGAGGGCTGCGTCACCTGTTCCCCTCTCTGGACGAGGAGGGCCGCGCCCTCTGGGAAGCCCGTATGAGCGGGAGAAACCTTGCGAAAGGGGAGGTGCTCTTTCGTGAAGGCGATCCGTCGGATGCTCTGTATGTCATGTTGCAGGGACGACTCGTCGCTGTCGCCAGAAACGAGCGGCGCGAGGAAATTGTCGTCGCGGTCGTCGGTCCCGCGGAGACGGTCGGCGAGAACGGGCTCATTTCCAGCGACCCGAGAGACCTGACCATCAAGGCGCTGACCGACAGCAAGCTGTTCCGGCTGTCCAAGGACGACTTCGCCGCACTCCATCGGCAGCATCCCTCCACCCTGCTCGACCTCGCCCGGCTTCAGGCTCGGCGCCATACGCAGAACATCCAGACCTTCGTCACCAAGAATGAACGGCTGAAGAAGATCGCGCTGGTCCGAACCGAGAGCACTCCGACGATCGAAGCGTTCCTGGGGCGGTTCGGGGAGGGGCTATCTTCGGTGACGGGATCCTGGCTGGTGTCCTCGAACGACGTCGTGACGCAGTTCGGCAACGATGCGTCGTTCTTCCTCGACCTTATCGAGTATTTGAGCCTGGACCTGACCTGCCTCGTCTTCGAGGCGGAGGTGTCGGATCCCCGTCTGGAACTCTTCTACGAGAGCTTCTTCGATGCGGTCGTGTGGCTGGTGGACGCAGAGTCCTCCCCGGAAATCTGCCGCCGGCAATGGGAGGAGCGGTTTCCGCGCGTCTTCTCCTACGATGTGCGGCGGGAATTACTGCTCGTCCGGCGGCCCGGTGTCCCCAGGCGCGCCGGGCCCTGGTTGGAGGACGACGCCTTCGACCTCGTCCATCACGTCGAGCTCGACAACCGGTCGGATTACAACCGGTTAGTCCGGTTTTTCCGCGGCGAAGCGGTGGGCGTGGTGCTGTCGGGCGGCGGAGCCCGAGGTTGGTTTCATCTCGGCGCGATGCGCGCGCTGCAGGAGGCTCGAATTCCCATAGACGCCATCGGAGGGGCCAGTAGCGGGGCGTTCGTCGCCGCCTGCTACGCCGAGAACCCGGTCTATGACGAATACCGCCGCATGGTGCACGATGCCGCCATGGCGAACGCAGACCACATGGCGCTGCGCAACTTCACCATGCCCCAGGTGTCGATTTTCAACGACAAGCGCCCGACGGACACCCTGGTGGCCACCTTCGGCGATCGGCGCATCGAGGATCTTCAAATCCCGTTCTTCTGCGTGAGCTGCAACCTGAACCGGAACAAGGAAACTACCTGGCGGCAGGGGAATCTGTGGAGAAGCGTCCGCTCCAGCGCGGCCATTCCCGGCATCCTTTCACCCGTCATCGAAGACGGCGAGCTGCACTTCGATGGGGGCCTGGTGAACAACCTTCCGGTTGACGTGATGCGCCGGCTCCTGCCTCCGGGGAGCGCCATAGTCGCTGTGGACGTGACCGACACGAGCATGGACGAGACCAGCTACGACTTTCCCCCGAACCTTGGATTCGTGGATAGTCTGCTCATGTTCTTCAGGCTGAAGGGACGCCGGTACCGGTTTCCGAACTTTCGCGACACTCTTCTGAAGGCACTCATGGTCGGGGCGTTCGAACGAATCGAAAAGAACCGGGTCGAGGCCGATTTCCTGATCCGACCCGACCTGGGTTCGATCGGTATGACGGATTTCCGGGCGGGCCTGCCGCTGATCGAGACCGGCTATCTGGAGACGCACAGGCTTCTGGAGGCTCTGCCGGATACCGACCGCAGCCGCTTCTTCCTCAAGGACCGGGCCGAACTGCAATAAGCTGCCTGAAGCTCTGCCGGGGGCGCTTCACGCTTCCCCGCGCCGCTTCCGCTCCGCCTCGTCCCACACCGTCAGGGCGTGGAATTCGGGTACGAAGCCGAGGCCCTTCTTCGAGTCGGAGGATACGGCGTCCTGCGAGGTGACGACGTCGACGACGGCGGGCGCGCGTTCAAGAGCCCGGGCGATGGCGCCGGCCAGGTCCGCCGGGTCCTCGACCCGCTCGCCGTGGGCGCCGAGCGCGCGGCCCATGGCGGCATAGTCGCAGTGTTCGAGCAGGGTGCCGACGATGCGGCCGCCGTAATTGATATCCTGGTCGTGGCGCTCGATGTTCCAGGCGGCGTTGTTGGAGACGATGAAGACGGCCTTCGCGCCGTGGCGCACGGCGGTGTCGATCTCCATCGCGTTGATGCCGAAGGCGCCGTCGCCGTTGACCGAAATCACCTGCCTTTCGGGAAAGGCGAGGGCCGCGGCGACCGCGAACGGCACGCCGACCCCGAGGCAGCCGAAGATGCCGGCGTCCAGGTAGGTGCGCGAGTCGAGGCCGATGCGCGCGAAGCTCAGCAGGTCGCCGCCGTCGGCGATGGCGATATGGTCCGGATCGGCGGTCTCGCGGATCGCCTCGAAGATCGCCATCGGATGGATCTTGCCGTCGGCGCAACGCTTCGCCGCCGCCGATCCGGCGCCGCGGGCGACACGCTCCCGGTGCCTGCTGCGCAGGCCGTCCAGCCATTCGCTGTCGCGCACACCGGCGTCGTTGCCGAGCGCCTCGACAATGGCGTCGAGCGCGAGCCCGACATCGGCGAGCATCTCCGGCGCGCCGCGGCGGTTGTCGATCAGCTCGGCGCCGTTGTCCGCAATCCGCACGAACCGGGCCTCGGGAAGCACCGCCGGCGAGCCGAAGCCGAGCTGGTAGTCGAGCTTGCGCCCCAGCGTGATCACCAGATCCGCTCCGGCCATCGCCGCGCCGCGCATCGATCCGACGGCCGAGGGGTGGTCCGCCGGGACGAGGCCGCGGCTCTCCTGGGTATCGAGATAGAGCGCATCGGCGGCATCGAGGAAACGCAGCACCGCCTCCCCCGCGCCCCGGGCGCCGCGGCCGGAAATCGCCAGCGGCCGGCGGGCGGCGCGGATCGCGGCGGCGGCCTCGGCAACGCGGTCGGGATCGGGCGGCAGGCGGCGCGGCGGCGCCGGTTCGAGCCACTCGTCGAGCACGAGGTGCCGGGCGACCGGCCGGCGCAGCACGTCGGTCGGGATCTCGATATAGGCCGGGCCGGGTTCGCCCGTGTCCCCGGCGGCGCAGGCGATGGCCTCGTCCAGCTCGCGCAGGGCGTGTTCGGCGATCCGCGCCGTGCGGGCATAGCGGGTGATCGGGCGCATGATGTCGGTCTGCGGAACGCCCTGCAACGGGCCCATATTGTCCTGCACCCGCGGCGCGCAGCCGCCGATCAGCAGCACCGGCACGCGGGCGAGCGCAGCGTTGGCGACCGCCGTGACCGTGTTGGTAACGCCCGGCCCTGCCGTCGCCATCGCCACCCCGAGGCTTCCGGTAAGCTCGGCGTGGGCATGGGCCATGTGCATCGCCGCCCGCTCGTCGCGCACGTCGACGATGCGGATGCCGGCCTGCGCCACGCGATCCCAGATCGGCTGGATATGGCCACCCTGCAATCCGAAGACGCGGTCCACGCCGCGCGCTTTCAGGGCGCGGGCGATCCAGGCGGCGACGCTGGTCTCGTCGCGGTTGGAGTCCTGGCGTTCGGGGCCGTCTGCCGCAGCGGTGGTCATCGGCGCTCTCCGTTTGCAGTTTACCGGGGCGGAGTCAGGGGGCCCGTCCGTCCGGCGGCGTCCCGGATCGCGCGGCAAGCAGTTCGCGCAGCGTCCGGTGCAGGATTTTTCCCGTCGCGTTGCGCGGCATCTCCTCCTGGCTGAGGAAAACGATCTCGCGCGGCCGCTTGTAGCCGGCGAGGCGCTCCTTCGCCCAGGCGACCAGTTCGGCCTCGCCGATATTGTGACCGGCCTGCCGCACGACCGCGGCCTGGACGCTCTCGCCCCATTTCGGGTCCGGCCGGCCGACCACGGCCACGTCGCGGACCGCCGGATGGCGCCCCAGAACGGATTCGACCTCGGTCGGATAGATGTTCTCGCCGCCGGAGATGATGAGGTTCTTCTTGCGGTCGATGACGCGGATGTAGCCGTCCGCGCCGCGCAACGCGACATCGCCGACCGTGAGATAATCGCCGCGAAACGCCTCGGCGGTCTTGTCGGGCAGGTTCCAGTAGCCGTCGAAGGCGTAGGGCCCGCACGAGAAGAGTTCGCCGGGTTCGCCGTCCGGCACCTCGCGGCCGTCGTCGTCGAGCAGCCTGACCGGCGCCGAACCGATCACCTCGCGCCCCACGGTGCCGAGCTTGTCGAACTGCTCGTGCGGATGGAGCATGGTGACCCACCCGGCCTCGGTCGAGCCGTAGAGTTCGAAGAGACCGGCTTTCGGGAACATCTCCATGACCGCGCGCTTGGTGTCGGCGCGTGCCGGGGCGGAGGAGACCAGCAGTTTCGCGACGAGTTCGAAGCCTTCGACGGCGCGTTCGGATGCCGGAACGTCGAGCAGCATGGTGTAGTGGGTCGGCACCAGCGAGGTGAAGGTGGCCCCGGTCCGCGCGAAGGTGTGCAGGCACAGCGCCGGATCGAAGCTCCTGCGCGAAAGGATCGTGACCGTCGCGTTGCAATAGATGAATGCGGTGAGGAAGTTGAGCGAATTGGCGTGGCACATCGGCATGACGAGCAGCCCGTCGTCGCCGCGGTGCAGGCCCATTTCGACCTGGGTCATCAGGGCCAGCATCGCCATGCCGCGGTGGCCGCGGATTGCGCCCTTGGGATTTCCCGTCGTGCCCGAGGTGTACATGATGCACCACGGATCGTCGGGCAGGACGGTGGCATCGGGCTCGCTGTCCGCGGCCGCAGCCAGCAGGCCCTCATAGTCGCGCCATCCGGCAGACCCGGCGGACGGGCCGATCGCGATGAAGCGGTCCTCCGCCAGGGCGAGCGTGTCGCGAATGCTCTCGGCGACCGGGATCAGCGCATCTTCGACGATCAGCGCCGATGCGCCGCTGTCTTCGACGATGTAGCGCACTTCCGGCCCGGTCAGCCGGAAGTTGATCGGCACCGCGACCAGCCCCGATTTCGCGGCGGCTGCGTAAATCTCCGCCCATTCGACGCGGTTGTAGGCGAGGACCGCCACCCGGTCGCCCTTTGCGAGGCCGAGACCGGTCAGCGCGTTGGCGAGCCGGCAGGCCCGCGCATTCCATTGCCGGTAGGTCATCGCGCGCTCAAGGTCGCGCGCGGCCAGCTTGTCCGGCTGCACCCGCGCCTGCGCGCTCAAAACCTGGCCGAGGGTAAGGGGCGGGATGCTCATGCGCAGGCCTCCGGCGCCGCGGCCGTGACCCGGTCACAGGCCATATCGAACGCCAGCCGGGCCGCCGCCACGTCCTGGATCGCGATGCCGACCGAATCGTAGATGACGGTCGCCCCTTCCGACACAATTTTTGTTCCGGCGTAGACCTCGCCGACCTCCGCGAAGATAGCGCAGCCCGAGCCGCGGACATTGCCTGCCTGGTCACGCGCGGCATCGCGCGATTCGACCAGCACCGTATGGGCCATCGCATCGTCGTCCAGTTCCCGGCCGTCGGGGCCGTTCCAGCCGATCGAGGCGACCAGCGCGCCCTCCCGGACCCAGTTGCCTCTAAGCACCGGCTTCGTCGCCGACGTCGCGCAGACGACGATATCGGCATCGCGCACCGCCGCCTCGGCTTCGGTATGGAAGACAGCGCCGAGCGCCTCGGCGACCGGCCGGGCACGGGCTTCGTTGCGCCCCCACAGGCGCAATTCGGCGATCTTCCGGACCGCGCGGAGCGCCTCGGCATGGGCCCGCGCCTGGATCCCGTTGCCGAGAATGGCGGCAGTCTTCGGGCTCTCCGAGGTCAGCTTGCGCACGATGGCCGCCGTGCCGGCCGCGGTGCGCATTTCGGTGATCAGGCGGCCGTCCAGCACGGCGAGCGGCGACCCGTTCGCCATGTCGAACAGCAGGATGACGGCCTGGTGGGTCGGAACGTCCGTGCCGGCGTTGCCCTGGAACAGGGTGACGACCTTTACGCCCATCGCCCCTTCGGCCGCCCCTCCTATTCCGGAGCCGATCGCCGGCATCGCCCCCATGAACGCAGCCGCGCCCGGCACCGGGAGCATCTGGCGCACCGGCTGGACGACCCGGCCGGCCGAGAAGGCGGTCATCGCCGCCTCGATGGCGTCGACCAGGTCCGGCCAGCGCAGGACCGCGGCAATCTCCGCTTCGCCGATAAAGGGCAGGCGTTCGAAGCCCATGGCAGAGTCCCCCGCTCTGCGCGCCCGGTCTCAAGCGAAGCCGC
The genomic region above belongs to Rhodospirillaceae bacterium and contains:
- a CDS encoding ABC transporter ATP-binding protein, with translation MADSPRPGLHLEVRDLSKSFGQVHATRNVNLSVERGEVHAIIGPNGAGKTTLIAQLSGAIRPDSGEIIFDGHDIAGLPAHKISMLGLARSFQVTSIFLDFTAEDNVALAVQAHADHSFKFWKPAQTDRALRAPARQALETVGLGHRADTLAADLSHGEQRQLEIAMAMATGPSMLLLDEPTAGMGAEESAHMVELLRGFARDHTILLIEHDMDAVFALADRITVLVYGEAIATGAPDEIRGNDEVRAAYLGED
- a CDS encoding ornithine cyclodeaminase family protein, coding for MGFERLPFIGEAEIAAVLRWPDLVDAIEAAMTAFSAGRVVQPVRQMLPVPGAAAFMGAMPAIGSGIGGAAEGAMGVKVVTLFQGNAGTDVPTHQAVILLFDMANGSPLAVLDGRLITEMRTAAGTAAIVRKLTSESPKTAAILGNGIQARAHAEALRAVRKIAELRLWGRNEARARPVAEALGAVFHTEAEAAVRDADIVVCATSATKPVLRGNWVREGALVASIGWNGPDGRELDDDAMAHTVLVESRDAARDQAGNVRGSGCAIFAEVGEVYAGTKIVSEGATVIYDSVGIAIQDVAAARLAFDMACDRVTAAAPEACA
- a CDS encoding AMP-binding protein — translated: MSIPPLTLGQVLSAQARVQPDKLAARDLERAMTYRQWNARACRLANALTGLGLAKGDRVAVLAYNRVEWAEIYAAAAKSGLVAVPINFRLTGPEVRYIVEDSGASALIVEDALIPVAESIRDTLALAEDRFIAIGPSAGSAGWRDYEGLLAAAADSEPDATVLPDDPWCIMYTSGTTGNPKGAIRGHRGMAMLALMTQVEMGLHRGDDGLLVMPMCHANSLNFLTAFIYCNATVTILSRRSFDPALCLHTFARTGATFTSLVPTHYTMLLDVPASERAVEGFELVAKLLVSSAPARADTKRAVMEMFPKAGLFELYGSTEAGWVTMLHPHEQFDKLGTVGREVIGSAPVRLLDDDGREVPDGEPGELFSCGPYAFDGYWNLPDKTAEAFRGDYLTVGDVALRGADGYIRVIDRKKNLIISGGENIYPTEVESVLGRHPAVRDVAVVGRPDPKWGESVQAAVVRQAGHNIGEAELVAWAKERLAGYKRPREIVFLSQEEMPRNATGKILHRTLRELLAARSGTPPDGRAP
- a CDS encoding patatin-like phospholipase family protein, with translation MSQEEESLREVGRRGLRHLFPSLDEEGRALWEARMSGRNLAKGEVLFREGDPSDALYVMLQGRLVAVARNERREEIVVAVVGPAETVGENGLISSDPRDLTIKALTDSKLFRLSKDDFAALHRQHPSTLLDLARLQARRHTQNIQTFVTKNERLKKIALVRTESTPTIEAFLGRFGEGLSSVTGSWLVSSNDVVTQFGNDASFFLDLIEYLSLDLTCLVFEAEVSDPRLELFYESFFDAVVWLVDAESSPEICRRQWEERFPRVFSYDVRRELLLVRRPGVPRRAGPWLEDDAFDLVHHVELDNRSDYNRLVRFFRGEAVGVVLSGGGARGWFHLGAMRALQEARIPIDAIGGASSGAFVAACYAENPVYDEYRRMVHDAAMANADHMALRNFTMPQVSIFNDKRPTDTLVATFGDRRIEDLQIPFFCVSCNLNRNKETTWRQGNLWRSVRSSAAIPGILSPVIEDGELHFDGGLVNNLPVDVMRRLLPPGSAIVAVDVTDTSMDETSYDFPPNLGFVDSLLMFFRLKGRRYRFPNFRDTLLKALMVGAFERIEKNRVEADFLIRPDLGSIGMTDFRAGLPLIETGYLETHRLLEALPDTDRSRFFLKDRAELQ
- a CDS encoding thiamine pyrophosphate-binding protein — protein: MTTAAADGPERQDSNRDETSVAAWIARALKARGVDRVFGLQGGHIQPIWDRVAQAGIRIVDVRDERAAMHMAHAHAELTGSLGVAMATAGPGVTNTVTAVANAALARVPVLLIGGCAPRVQDNMGPLQGVPQTDIMRPITRYARTARIAEHALRELDEAIACAAGDTGEPGPAYIEIPTDVLRRPVARHLVLDEWLEPAPPRRLPPDPDRVAEAAAAIRAARRPLAISGRGARGAGEAVLRFLDAADALYLDTQESRGLVPADHPSAVGSMRGAAMAGADLVITLGRKLDYQLGFGSPAVLPEARFVRIADNGAELIDNRRGAPEMLADVGLALDAIVEALGNDAGVRDSEWLDGLRSRHRERVARGAGSAAAKRCADGKIHPMAIFEAIRETADPDHIAIADGGDLLSFARIGLDSRTYLDAGIFGCLGVGVPFAVAAALAFPERQVISVNGDGAFGINAMEIDTAVRHGAKAVFIVSNNAAWNIERHDQDINYGGRIVGTLLEHCDYAAMGRALGAHGERVEDPADLAGAIARALERAPAVVDVVTSQDAVSSDSKKGLGFVPEFHALTVWDEAERKRRGEA
- a CDS encoding ABC transporter ATP-binding protein, whose protein sequence is MLTLESVETFYGQSQVLFGMGLSVNDGEVVTLLGRNGMGKTTTIRSIMGLTPARRGTIAFDGEDIRNWLPYRVARAGLGLVPEGRQVFPNLTVEENLISTHENRHGSDDPWTLEKIFDLFPGVAERRRNMGNQLSGGEQQMVAISRALMTNPRLLILDEATEGLAPLIRQDIWRTLDMLKAHGESILLVDKNVEALTRLADRHYIIEKGKVVWTGDSAELRAAEDLQHRYLGV